GGGATCGTGCATGGATAAACCTCGTGTGAACCGGCGGCGATTCTACCAGTCCCATCGATTGAGAGGGTATATGCGGCGCTTTGCCGCGCAGCTTTCATGTAAGGCTGCACCCGGCACTTTGACAGTGTATATTCATCCAGTCTTTAGCCGTATACTCCTGCATTATTTACGCCCGCCGTGCGAGGCCATCTTGGACAAGATCCTGATTCGTGGGGCTCGAACCCACAACCTGAAGAACATCGACCTGACCCTGCCACGGGACAAACTGATCGTCATCACCGGCTTGTCCGGGTCCGGCAAGTCGTCCCTGGCGTTTGACACGCTGTACGCCGAAGGCCAGCGCCGCTATGTGGAATCCCTGTCGGCCTATGCCCGGCAGTTCCTGTCGATGATGGAAAAGCCTGACGTCGACACCATCGAAGGCCTGTCGCCAGCAATTTCCATCGAACAGAAATCGACGTCGCATAACCCGCGCTCCACCGTGGGCACCATCACCGAAATCTACGACTACCTGCGCCTGCTGTATGCCCGCGTGGGTATCCCCCGCTGCCCGGACCACGACATTCCGCTGGAAGCCCAGACCGTCAGCCAGATGGTCGACCTGGTGCTGGCCCAGCCGGAAGGCGCCAAGCTGATGCTGCTGGCGCCGGTGATTCGCGAGCGCAAGGGTGAACACCTTTCGGTCTTTGAAGAACTGCGTGCGCAAGGTTTCGTACGCGCCCGGATCAACGGCAAGCTCTATGAGCTGGACGAAGCGCCGAAGCTGGATAAACAGAAGAAGCACTCGATTGATGTAGTGGTCGACCGCTTCAAGGTACGCGCTGACTTGCAGCAGCGCCTGGCGGAGTCTTTCGAGACCGCACTGAAGCTGGCGGACGGCATTGCCCTGGTGGCACCGATGGACGACGAGCCCGGGGAAGAAATCATCTTCTCTGCGCGCTTCGCCTGCCCGATCTGCGGCCATGCCATCAGCGAGCTCGAACCGAAGCTGTTTTCCTTCAACAACCCGGCCGGCGCCTGCCCGACCTGTGATGGCCTTGGAGTTAAGCAATTCTTCGACATCAAGCGCCTGGTTAATGGCGACCTCACGCTGGCGGAAGGCGCGATACGTGGCTGGGACAGGCGTAACGTCTATTACTTCCAGATGTTGGGTTCGCTTGCGTCGCACTACAAGTTCAGCCTGGAAGTGCCGTTCAACGAGCTGACGAGCGAACATCAGAAATTCATCCTGCACGGCAGTGGTTCGCAGAACGTCGACTTCAAATATTTGAACGACCGTGGCGATATCGTCAAACGCTCCCACCCGTTCGAAGGCATCGTGCCGAACCTGGAACGCCGTTACCGCGAGACCGAGTCGGCCAGCGTGCGCGAGGAGCTGGCCAAGTTCCTCAGCACCCAACCCTGCCCGGATTGCCGTGGCACTCGCCTGCGCCGTGAAGCGCGGCACGTGTGGGTTGGCGAGAAGACCTTGCCGGCGGTGACCAACCTGCCGATTGGCGATGCCTGCGAGTACTTTGGCACGCTGAAGTTGACCGGTCGCCGTGGGGAGATTGCCGACAAGATCCTCAAGGAGATTCGTGAGCGGCTGCAATTCCTGGTCAATGTGGGGCTGGACTATCTGTCGCTGGATCGCAGTGCCGATACGCTTTCCGGCGGTGAAGCCCAGCGGATTCGCCTGGCGAGCCAGATTGGTGCCGGCCTGGTGGGCGTGCTGTACATCCTCGATGAGCCTTCGATCGGCTTGCATCAACGGGACAACGACCGACTGTTGGGAACGCTGAAGCACCTGCGGGACATCGGGAATACGGTGATCGTGGTCGAGCACGATGAAGACGCGATTCGCCTGGCCGACTATGTGGTCGACATCGGCCCGGGAGCGGGTGTGCACGGTGGGCATATTGTCGCCGAGGGCACCCCGGCAGAAGTGATGGCGCATCCTGATTCGCTGACCGGCAAATACCTGTCGGGCCGTGTGAAGATCGCCGTGCCGGCCAAACGCACTCCGCGCAACAAGAAGATGGCACTGCACCTCAAGGGCGCGCGTGGCAACAACTTGCGCAATGTCGACCTGGAAATCCCGTTGGGCCTGCTGACTTGCGTGACCGGTGTATCCGGTTCGGGCAAGTCGACGCTGATCAACAACACACTGTTCCCGTTGAGCGCCACCGCGCTGAACGGCGCGACGACTCTGGAAGCCGCCGCTCACGACAGCATCAAGGGGCTGGAGCTCCTGGACAAGGTGGTCGATATCGACCAGAGCCCGATTGGCCGCACGCCGCGGTCCAACCCGGCAACCTACACCGGGCTGTTCACACCCATTCGCGAGCTGTTCGCCGGCGTGCCGGAATCGCGCTCCCGTGGCTACGGGCCTGGCCGGTTCTCGTTCAACGTCAAGGGCGGGCGCTGCGAGGCTTGCCAGGGCGATGGCCTGATCAAGGTGGAGATGCACTTCCTGCCGGACATCTACGTGCCATGCGACGTGTGCAAGAGCAAGCGCTACAACCGCGAAACCCTGGAGATCAAGTACAAGGGCAAGAGCATCCACGAAACCCTTGAGATGACTATCGAGGAAGCCCGGGTATTCTTTGACGCCGTACCGGCCCTGGCGCGCAAGCTGCAGACGCTGATGGATGTTGGCCTGTCGTACATCAAGCTGGGGCAGTCGGCGACTACGCTGTCGGGTGGTGAGGCGCAGCGGGTCAAGCTGTCTCGTGAGCTGTCCAAGCGCGATACCGGCAAGACGCTGTACATCCTCGATGAGCCGACCACAGGCCTGCACTTCGCGGATATCCAGCAACTGCTGGACGTGCTGCATCGCCTGCGTGACCACGGCAACACGGTGGTGGTGATCGAGCACAACCTGGACGTGATCAAGACCGCCGACTGGCTGGTGGACCTGGGGCCGGAAGGCGGCTCCAAAGGTGGGCAGATCATTGCGGTCGGCACACCCGAGCAAGTGTCGGAGATGAAGCAGTCTCACACGGGCTTCTACCTCAAGCCGCTGCTGGCCCGCGATAAGGACTGATCGTTCTGTGCATGAAAAAGCCCCTGTCACTGTGTAAGTGGCAGGGGCTTTTTTGTAGCCGGCGGAATCAGAACTGCGATTGCAGGTAATTCTCCAGGCCAATCAACTTGATCAGGCCCAACTGCTTTTCCAGCCAGTAGGTGTGATCTTCTTCGGTATCATTCAACTGCACCCGCAGGATTTCCCGCGTAACGTAGTCATTGTGCTGCTCGCAGAGCTCGATGCCCTTGCAGAGCGCGGCACGCACCTTGTACTCCAGGCGCAAGTCGCTGGCGAGCATGTCAGGCACCGTGGTGCCGGTGTCCAGGTCGTCGGGACGCATACGTGGCGTGCCTTCGAGCATCAGGATACGGCGCATCAGCGCATCGGCGTGCTGTGCCTCTTCTTCCATTTCGTGGTTGATACGCTCGTAGAGCTCGGTAAAGCCCCAGTCTTCGTACATCCGCGAGTGAATGAAATATTGGTCACGAGCTGCCAGTTCGCCCGTCAGCAACGTGTTGAGGTAATCGATTACGTCGGGGTGACCTTGCATCGCCCTACATCTCCCTGCTTGAAAGTCTGTAGTTTGAACCATGATGACCCGGAGGTCACGGGACCAACGGCAGAAAAGTGAACATTTCCGGTGAAAAGTAGCTGAAATAACGCAAAAACCGCCCAAATGAGGGCGGTTCTGCTTATCGTTTAGAGTTAGTTAAGCGATACACCCAGTGCAGATGCGATCCCTTCTCCATAAGCAGGATCTGCCTTAAAGAAGTATTGCAACTGGCGCTGCACCACATCACTGGAAACACCTGCCATGGCGCCGGCGATGTTGTTGATCAGCAGGGCTTTCTGCTCATCGCTCATCAGGCGGAACAGCGCACCGGCGTGGCTGTAGTAGTCGGTGTCTTCGCGGTGATCATAGCGATCAGCCGCGCCGCTCAGTGCCAATGCCGGTTCAGCGTACTGAGGAGCCTGCTTCGGTGCGTCAGCGTAGCTGTTTGGCTCGTAGTTGGGAGCCGCACCGCCATTAGTGCCGAATGCCATCGAACCGTCACGCTGGTAGCTGTTGACCGGGCTGCGTGGCGCGTTCACCGGCAGGTGCTGGTGGTTGGTGCCTACACGGTAGCGGTGGGCATCAGCGTACGCAAACACACGACCTTGCAGCATGCGGTCTGGCGACAAGCCCACACCTGGAACCATGTTGCTTGGACCGAAAGCCGCCTGCTCAACTTCAGCGAAGTAGTTCATCGGGTTACGGTTCAGTTCCAACTCACCCACTTCAATCAGCGGGAACTCTTTCTGCGACCAAGTCTTGGTCACGTCGAACGGGTTTTCGTAGTGAGCGTTGGCCTGGGCCTCAGTCATGATCTGAATGCACACGCGCCATTTCGGGAAGTCACCGCGCTCAATAGCACCGAACAGATCACGTTGGGCGTAATCAGGGTCGGTACCCGCCAGGCGTGCAGCGTCGGCCGGCGCCAGGTTCTTAATGCCTTGCTTGGTCTTGTAGTGCCACTTAACCCAGTGCCGCTCGCCGCGGGCGTTGATCAGGCTATAGGTGTGGCTGCCGAAGCCGTGCATGTGACGGTAACCGTCCGGGATGCCACGGTCCGAGAACAGAATGGTGACCTGGTGCAGCGCCTCGGGGGAGTGCGACCAGAAGTCCCACATCATCTGCGCACTTTTCAGGTTACTTTGCGGCAGACGCTTTTGCGTGTGGATAAAATCCGGGAACTTGAGCGGGTCACGGATGAAGAACACCGGGGTGTTGTTGCCAACGATATCCCAGTTGCCTTCTTCGGTGTAGAACTTCAACGCGAAACCACGTGGGTCGCGTTCGGTATCAGCCGAACCACGCTCACCGCCCACGGTGGAGAAGCGCAGGAACGTCGGGGTTTGTTTACCCACGGACTCAAACAGCTTGGCGCTGGAGTACTGCGTGATGTCTTTAGTGACGGTAAAGGTACCGAAAGCCCCCGAACCTTTGGCGTGCACGCGACGCTCAGGAATGTTTTCGCGGTTGAAGTGGGCAAGCTTCTCGATCAGGTGGAAATCGTCGAGCAGCAACGGCCCACGCGGGCCGGCAGAACGGGAGTTCTGGTTGTCGGCAACGGGAGCGCCGCTGGCGGTCGTAAGGGTTTTATTCTGGCTCATGCTCAATCTTCCTCAGGTCAGTCATGGAACTGCCGGCTAATCGGCCTGGGGGGAGTATTGACCAGTAAGGTGTCACCATCAAATTCATTAAATCATGAGCTTCAATAGAATTTAACTAACGAACCATCCAAACAGATAGCCATGACAGTTTTATGAGTTGAGACGTGTTTGGCCGGGGTGTTTCCGGTTTTCTAACGCGCACAAAAAACCGGGCACTAGGCCCGGTTCTTCGTTACAGACTGACGTCTTACTCAGCGGATACAGCTTCACCGCCAACTGGACGATCGATCAGCTCAACGTACGCCATAGGCGCGTTGTCACCAGCGCGGAAACCGCACTTGAGGATGCGCAGGTAGCCACCCTCACGGGTAGCGTAACGCTTGCCCAGGTCGTTGAAGAGCTTACCAACGATAGCTTTCGAACGAGTACGGTCGAAAGCCAGACGGCGGTTAGCCAGGCTGTCTGTCTTGGCCAAAGTGATCAGCGGCTCAGCAACGCGACGCAGTTCTTTAGCTTTCGGCAGTGTAGTTTTGATCAGCTCGTGCTCGAACAGCGACACCGCCATGTTCTGGAACATAGCCTTACGGTGCGAGCTGGTACGGCTCAGGTGACGACCACTTTTACGATGACGCATGGTTCATTCCTTACCAAACTCACGTTCGGTGATTACGACGATCAGGCAGTCGCCTTGTCGTCCTTCTTAAGACTTGCAGGCGGCCAGTTGTCGAGGCGCATGCCGAGGGACAGACCGCGGGAGGCCAGAACGTCCTTGATTTCAGTCAAGGATTTCTTGCCTAGGTTCGGAGTCTTCAACAGTTCTACTTCGGTGCGCTGAATCAGATCGCCGATGTAGTAAATGTTTTCCGCCTTAAGGCAGTTAGCCGAACGTACAGTCAGTTCCAGATCGTCAACCGGGCGAAGCAGGATCGGATCGATCTCGTCTTCCTGCTCGATTACCACTGGTTCGCTGTCACCCTTGAGGTCGACGAACGCAGCCAACTGCTGTTGCAGAATGGTTGCAGCGCGGCGGATAGCCTCTTCAGGGTCCAGAGTACCGTTGGTTTCCAGATCAATAACCAGCTTGTCCAGGTTAGTACGCTGTTCGACACGGGCGTTTTCCACCACGTATGCGATACGGCGAACCGGGCTGAACGAAGAGTCAAGCTGCAAGCGACCAATGCTGCGGCTTTCGTCTTCATCGCTCTGACGCGAGTCGGCCGGTTCATAACCACGACCACGAGCTACGGTGAGCTTCATGTTCAGGGCGCCGTTAGACGCCAGGTTAGCGATTACGTGATCGGGATTAACGATCTCGACATCATGATCCAGCTGAATATCGGCAGCGGTAACCACCCCCGAACCCTTCTTCGACAAGGTCAGCGTAACTTCGTCACGGCCGTGCAGCTTGATAGCCAGACCTTTAAGGTTCAACAGGATTTCAATTACGTCTTCCTGTACACCTTCGATGGCGCTGTACTCGTGGAGCACACCGTCAATCTCGGCCTCGACTACTGCACAGCCGGGCATTGAGGACAACAGGATGCGGCGCAGCGCGTTGCCCAGGGTGTGGCCAAAACCACGCTCGAGAGGCTCGAGAGTGATCTTGGCGCGGGTTGGACTGACAACCTGCACATCAATGTGACGGGGTGTCAGGAACTCATTTACCGAAATCTGCATGGATGCACCTATTTTCTAGCCCTTACTTGGAGTAGAGCTCGACAATCAGGCTTTCGTTGATGTCGGCGGACAGATCACTGCGAGCAGGAACGTTCTTGAAAACGCCCGACTTCTTCTCAGTGTCTACTTCTACCCATTCTACGCGGCCACGTTGGGCACACAGATCGAGAGCTTGGACAATGCGAAGTTGATTTTTTGCTTTCTCGCGAATCGCGACCACGTCACCAGCACGAACCTGGTACGACGGGACGTTAACGGTTTGGCCGTTTACGCTGACGGATTTGTGCGATACCAGCTGACGGGATTCGGCACGAGTCGAACCAAAGCCCATACGGTATACAACGTTGTCCAGACGGCATTCGAGCAGTTGCAGCAGGTTTTCACCGGTTGCACCTTTCTTGCCAGCAGCTTCTTTGTAGTAGCCGCTGAACTGACGCTCGAGAACGCCGTAAATACGACGGACCTTCTGCTTTTCACGCAGTTGGGTGCCGTAATCGGACTGGCGACCGCGGCGTTGGCCGTGGATACCAGGTGCTGCTTCAATGTTGCACTTCGATTCGATCGCGCGCACGCCGCTCTTCAGAAAGAGATCGGTGCCTTCACGACGAGCGAGTTTGCATTTTGGACCAATGTAACGAGCCATTCTTTACAATCTCCTGGATTACACGCGGCGCTTCTTCGGCGGACGGCACCCGTTGTGCGGGATTGGCGTCACGTCGGTGATGCTGGCGATCTTATAGCCACAGCCGTTCAAAGCACGGACAGCAGACTCACGACCTGGACCTGGACCTTTGACGTTGACGTCGAGGTTTTTCAGGCCATATTCCAGCGCAGCTTGACCAGCACGTTCAGCAGCTACTTGAGCAGCAAACGGGGTGGACTTGCGAGAACCGCGGAAACCCGAACCACCGGAGGTAGCCCAAGAAAGCGCGTTACCTTGACGGTCGGTGATGGTCACGATTGTGTTGTTAAAAGATGCATGGATGTGGGCGATGCCATCAACCACTGTCTTTTTAACTTTTTTACGAGGACGAGCAGCAGGTTTTGCCATGATTAATTTCCTGTCGATTCGCGTGGGCGATTACTTGCGGATCGGCTTACGCGGACCTTTACGGGTACGCGCGTTAGTCTTGGTACGCTGACCGCGTACTGGAAGACCACGACGATGACGCAGACCACGGTAGCAACCGAGGTCCATCAAACGCTTGATTTTCATGTTGATTTCGCGACGCAGGTCACCTTCAGTGGTGAACTTCGCCACTTCGCCACGCAACAGCTCAATCTGCTCGTCGCTCAGATCTTTGATCTTTGCGGCTGGGTTTACCCCAGTGTCTGCGCAAATTTTCTGCGCAGTAGTGCGACCAACACCATAGATGTAGGTCAGCGAGATAACAGTGTGCTTGTTATCTGGAATGTTAACGCCTGCAATACGGGCCATTCAGTGGGACTCCAATTGACAGCTACCTACGCCCCGGAAGCCAAGAAATAGGGCGCGAGATAATATCGCTGTAATAACAAATAATCAACCCGGCAGCGCACTAGCTGCCGGGCTTCAAGCGGATCACACTCAGCCTTGGCGCTGTTTGTGACGCGGTTCCGCGCTGCAAATTACTCGAACAACACCTTCGCGGCGAATAATTTTGCAGTTACGGCACAGCTTTTTCACCGATGCACGAACTTTCATCACCAACTCCTCGAACCTTATGGGTACTCAGCGCAACATGCCGCTGCCGTAACCCTTCAGGTTGGCTTTCTTCATCAGGGATTCGTACTGGTGCGAAACGAGGTGCGATTGTACTTGGGACATGAAGTCCATCACAACCACGACGACGATCAGCAACGAGGTCCCGCCAAGGTAGAACGGAACGTTTGCTGCAACCACCAGGAACTGGGGCAACAGGCACACGGCCGTCATATATAGAGCACCGAACATGGTCAAGCGAGTCAGAACGCCATCAATGTAGCGCGCAGACTGCTCACCTGGACGGATACCCGGAATAAAGGCACCGGACTTCTTCAGGTTTTCCGCTACGTCTTTCGGATTGAACATCAACGCCGTATAGAAGAAGCAGAAGAAAATAATCCCTGCACTAAACAGCAGAATATTCAACGGCTGACCAGGAGCGATCGACTGCGAGATGTCCTGCAACCAGCCCATACCTTCAGACTGACCGAACCAGGCACCCAACGAAGCCGGAAACAGCAAAATGCTGCTCGCGAAAATGGCAGGAATAACCCCGGCCATGTTCACTTTCAGCGGCAAGTGGCTGGTCTGCGCAGCAAAGACCTTGCGGCCCTGCTGACGCTTGGCGTAGTGAACAGCAATACGACGCTGGCCACGCTCAATGAACACCACAAAACCGATAATCGCTACTGCCAACAAACCGATGGCAACCAGGGCGAAGATATTGATATCACCCTGACGTGCAGACTCGAAAGACTGCCCAATCGCTCTCGGAAGACCGGCAACGATACCTGCGAAAATCAACATCGAGATACCGTTACCAACACCACGCTCAGTAATCTGCTCACCCAGCCACATCATGAACATCGCACCAGCCACAAACGTGGATACCGCGACGAAATGGAAGCCAAAGTCACCAGTGAACGCAACACCCTGCCCGGCCAGGCCAACGGACATGCCGATAGCTTGAACCAGGGCGAGGATGACAGTGCCGTAGCGGGTGTACTGGCTTATCTTGCGACGGCCAGCTTCACCTTCCTTCTTCAACTGCTCCAACTGCGGGCTGACGGCGGTCATCAGTTGCATGATGATCGATGCCGAGATATACGGCATGATCCCCAGTGCAAAGATGCTCATCCGTTCCAGCGCGCCGCCGGAAAACATGTTGAACAAGCTAAGAATGGTCCCCTCATTCTGTCGAAACAGGTCTGCGAGTCGGTCCGGGTTGATACCTGGAACCGGGATGTGTGCGCCTATTCGGTAGACGATAATCGCCAGGAACAGAAAACGCAGACGAGCCCAAAGTTCAGACATACCGCCTTTGCCGAGCGCTGAGAGAGCACCTTGCTTAGCCATTTATTCCTCGAACTTGCCGCCAGCTGCTTCGATAGCCGAACGCGCACCTTTGGTGGCGCCGATTCCCTTGCCGATAGTGACAGCGCGAGTCACTTCACCGGACAGCATGATTTTCACACGCTGTACGTTGACGTTGATCACGTTGGCATCTTTCAGGGTCTGCACGGTAACGATGTCGCCTTCCACTTTGGCCAGCTCGGACAGACGCACTTCTGCGCGGTCCATGGCTTTCAGGGAAACGAAACCGAACTTCGGCAGGCGACGATGCAGCGGCTGTTGACCGCCTTCAAAGCCTGGAGCGATGGTGCCACCGGAGCGGGAAGACTGACCTTTGTGGCCACGGCCACCGGTCTTGCCCAAACCACTACCGATACCACGGCCCGGACGATGCTTTTCGCGACGGGAACCCGGCGCTGGACTCAGATCATTGAGTTTCATCGATTAACCCTCGACACGCAGCATGTAGTAAGCCTTGTTGATCATCCCGCGATTCTCGGGAGTATCAAGTACTTCTACAGTGTGACCGATGCGACGCAGACCCAAACCCTTAACGCACAATTTGTGGTTAGGGATGCGGCCGGTCATGCTTTTGATCAGCGTTACTTTAACGGTAGCCATGATCAGAAGATCTCCTTGACGCTTTTGCCACGCTTGGCGGCAATGGATTCAGGAGACTGCATAGCCTTCAAACCTTTGAAAGTGGCGTGAACCACGTTTACCGGGTTAGTCGAGCCGTAGCACTTGGCCAGAACGTTCTGAACGCCAGCAACTTCGAGGACAGCACGCATAGCGCCGCCAGCGATGATACCGGTACCTTCAGAAGCAGGCTGCATGTACACCTTCGAAGCGCCGTGAGCGGACTTCATTGCGTACTGCAGCGTGGTGCCGTTCAGATCAACTTGGATCATGTTGCGACGAGCAGCTTCCATTGCCTTCTGGATCGCGGCAGGCACTTCACGTGACTTGCCACGGCCGAAGCCAACGCGCCCTTTACCATCACCAACCACGGTCAACGCGGTGAAAGTGAAGATACGGCCGCCTTTAACGGTTTTGGCTACGCGGTTAACTTGAACCAGCTTCTCAATGTAGCCTTCGTCGCGCTTTTGGTCGTTATTTGACATAACTTAGAACTCCAGCCCAGCTTCACGAGCAGCATCAGCCAGCGCTTTCACGCGGCCGTGGTACTTGAAGCCAGAGCGGTCGAAAGCCACTTGCGAGACGCCAGCGGCCTTAGCACGCGTAGCGACCAGCTGGCCAACCTTTGTGGCCGCGTCGATGTTGCCAGTGGCACCATCACGCAGTTCTTTATCCAAAGTCGAGGCGCTTGCCAGGACTTTGTTGCCGTCGGCCGAGATGACCTGGGCGTAGATGTGCTGCGACGAGCGGAACACGCAGAGACGCACGACTTCGAGTTCGTGCATTTTCAGGCGTGCTTTGCGAGCGCGACGCAGTCGAGTAACTTTTTTGTCGGTCATTTGCTATGCCCTACTTCTTCTTGGCTTCTTTACGACGGACGACTTCGTCCGCGTAGCGCACACCTTTGCCTTTGTACGGCTCTGGTGGACGGAAGTCGCGGATCTCAGCGGCCACCTGACCTACCAGCTGCTTATCAATACCCTTGATCAGGATATCGGTTTGGCTTGGGGTCTCAGCGGTGATGCCTTCCGGCAGTTCGTAATCCACTGGGTGCGAGAAGCCAAGGGCCAGGTTCAGAACCGTGCCTTTTGCTTGCGCTTTGTAACCAACACCGACCAGCTGGAGCTTACGCTCGAAGCCTTGGCTTACGCCTTGGACCATGTTGTTTACCAACGCACGAGTGGTACCGGCCATTGCGCGAGTTTGTTGATCGCCATTGCGAGCAGCGAAACGCAGCTCACCAGCTTCTTCAACGATCTCAACGGACGAATGGATGTTCAGTTCCAGAGTGCCCTTGGCACCCTTCACCGAAAGCTGTTGGCCTGCGAATTTTACTTCGACACCGGCTGGCAGCTTAACGGGGTTCTTAGCGACGCGTGACATGCTTATCCCCCCTTAGAACACAGTGCAAAGAACTTCGCCGCCGACACCGGCAGCGCGCGCAGCACGATCCGTCATCACACCTTTGTTGGTGGAGACGATAGACACACCGAGACCGCCACGAACTTTTGGCAGATCATCGACGGACTTGTACTGACGCAGGCCTGGACGGCTAACGCGCTTCACTTCTTCGATGACCGGACGGCCTTCGAAGTACTTCAGCTCGATGGACAGCAGTGGTTTGATTTCGCTGCTGATCTGATAACCCGCAATGTAGCCTTCGTCTTTCAGGACTTTGGCAACAGCTACCTTCAACGTGGAAGATGGCATGCTTACGACGGACTTTTCAGCCATCTGGGCATTACGGATACGAGTTAGCATGTCCGCTAACGGGTCCTGCATACTCATGGCTAGACGCTCCTAATACAAAAAAATTAGCCTTGCGGCCATTACGTGTCGCCGAGAATCTCCGAGCACAAAACACACGGGCTCAGGCGAGCCGCGTATTTTAGACACACTCCGGAAATGAAACAAGCCCCAAAAGGGGCTTGTTCCAGATTCTAGGCCACCGGCGGTCAGTATCTTGCGATCCTGGCCACCGCGACTTCGAAAGTACTTACCAGCTGGCTTTAACCAGACCTGGTACGTCACCACGCATTGCCGCTTCACGCAGTTTGTTACGGCCGAGGCCGAACTTGCGGTAAACGCCGTGTGGACGACCGGTCAGGCGGCAGCGGTTACGCATGCGCGAAGCGCTTGCGTCACGTGGCTGCTTCTGCAGAGCAACTGTCGCTTCCCAACGTGCTTCTGGACTTGCGTTCAGATCAACGATGATTGCTTTCAGTGCTGCACGCTTCTTGGCGTACTTGGCAACCGTGAGCTGACGTTTCAGCTCGCGGTTTTTCATGCTCATCTTGGCCATGGTCCTACTCCAATCAGTTGCGGAACGGGAATTTGAACGCACGCAGCAGAGCGCGGCCTTCATCATCGTTCTTGGCAGTGGTGGTCAGGGTGATGTCCAGACCGCGGAGAGCATCGATCTTGTCGTAGTCGATTTCCGGGAAGATGATCTGCTCTTTAACGCCCATGCTGTAGTTACCACGACCATCGAAGGACTTGGCATTCAGGCCGCGGAAGTCGCG
This genomic window from Pseudomonas sp. Bout1 contains:
- the rplR gene encoding 50S ribosomal protein L18; the protein is MTDKKVTRLRRARKARLKMHELEVVRLCVFRSSQHIYAQVISADGNKVLASASTLDKELRDGATGNIDAATKVGQLVATRAKAAGVSQVAFDRSGFKYHGRVKALADAAREAGLEF
- the rplF gene encoding 50S ribosomal protein L6, with amino-acid sequence MSRVAKNPVKLPAGVEVKFAGQQLSVKGAKGTLELNIHSSVEIVEEAGELRFAARNGDQQTRAMAGTTRALVNNMVQGVSQGFERKLQLVGVGYKAQAKGTVLNLALGFSHPVDYELPEGITAETPSQTDILIKGIDKQLVGQVAAEIRDFRPPEPYKGKGVRYADEVVRRKEAKKK
- the rplO gene encoding 50S ribosomal protein L15, coding for MKLNDLSPAPGSRREKHRPGRGIGSGLGKTGGRGHKGQSSRSGGTIAPGFEGGQQPLHRRLPKFGFVSLKAMDRAEVRLSELAKVEGDIVTVQTLKDANVINVNVQRVKIMLSGEVTRAVTIGKGIGATKGARSAIEAAGGKFEE
- the rpsN gene encoding 30S ribosomal protein S14: MAKMSMKNRELKRQLTVAKYAKKRAALKAIIVDLNASPEARWEATVALQKQPRDASASRMRNRCRLTGRPHGVYRKFGLGRNKLREAAMRGDVPGLVKASW
- the rpsH gene encoding 30S ribosomal protein S8, with the translated sequence MSMQDPLADMLTRIRNAQMAEKSVVSMPSSTLKVAVAKVLKDEGYIAGYQISSEIKPLLSIELKYFEGRPVIEEVKRVSRPGLRQYKSVDDLPKVRGGLGVSIVSTNKGVMTDRAARAAGVGGEVLCTVF
- the rpsE gene encoding 30S ribosomal protein S5, whose translation is MSNNDQKRDEGYIEKLVQVNRVAKTVKGGRIFTFTALTVVGDGKGRVGFGRGKSREVPAAIQKAMEAARRNMIQVDLNGTTLQYAMKSAHGASKVYMQPASEGTGIIAGGAMRAVLEVAGVQNVLAKCYGSTNPVNVVHATFKGLKAMQSPESIAAKRGKSVKEIF
- the secY gene encoding preprotein translocase subunit SecY, encoding MAKQGALSALGKGGMSELWARLRFLFLAIIVYRIGAHIPVPGINPDRLADLFRQNEGTILSLFNMFSGGALERMSIFALGIMPYISASIIMQLMTAVSPQLEQLKKEGEAGRRKISQYTRYGTVILALVQAIGMSVGLAGQGVAFTGDFGFHFVAVSTFVAGAMFMMWLGEQITERGVGNGISMLIFAGIVAGLPRAIGQSFESARQGDINIFALVAIGLLAVAIIGFVVFIERGQRRIAVHYAKRQQGRKVFAAQTSHLPLKVNMAGVIPAIFASSILLFPASLGAWFGQSEGMGWLQDISQSIAPGQPLNILLFSAGIIFFCFFYTALMFNPKDVAENLKKSGAFIPGIRPGEQSARYIDGVLTRLTMFGALYMTAVCLLPQFLVVAANVPFYLGGTSLLIVVVVVMDFMSQVQSHLVSHQYESLMKKANLKGYGSGMLR
- the rpmD gene encoding 50S ribosomal protein L30, with the protein product MATVKVTLIKSMTGRIPNHKLCVKGLGLRRIGHTVEVLDTPENRGMINKAYYMLRVEG